A single window of Melospiza georgiana isolate bMelGeo1 chromosome 19, bMelGeo1.pri, whole genome shotgun sequence DNA harbors:
- the SLC46A1 gene encoding proton-coupled folate transporter yields the protein MAAMAAPPPAEPPVPPGRRRLSLPAVEPLLFLATLSLGLQGPLATQYLWDRLGAEHGYSNGTSTDSSSGCGDGNATADPLRQEVEALVSHWNLYINLGGFFVSLFSVTLLGAWSDSVGRRPALILPTAGMALQTAIYLLVMYLELHVAFFLLGRILSGLTGDYNLILAGCFSYVADTSERRARTFRVAILEACLGTAGMVASIGGGQWRKAQGYINPFWLAFAASLAATLYAAFFLRESVKQKKEARLFTLSHYKAVLKLYTAPEQPSSRWKLALYSLAFFLIVTVHFGAKDIYVLYELGFPLCWASDLIGYGSAASYLAYLSSLAGLRLLQLCLEDTWVAEIGLLSNIAGLVVMSLATTTPLMFTGYGILFLSMAATPVIRSKLSKLVSETEQGALFASVACVEGLCSLVSTGVFNSLYPATLHFMRGFPFLFGAIILLIPAAILGWIQIWDSKHDYSYFQEASLTPTKD from the exons ATGGCCGCCATGGCCGCTCCGCCGCCCGCCGagcccccggtgcccccgggcCGGCGCCGCCTGTCGCTGCCCGCCGTGGAGCCGCTGCTGTTCCTGGCCACGCTGtcgctggggctgcagggcccgCTGGCCACCCAGTACCTGTGGGACCGGCTGGGGGCCGAGCACGGCTACAGCAACGGCACCAGCACCGACTCCTCCTCCGGCTGCGGGGACGGCAACGCTACCGCCGACCCTCTGCGGCAg GAGGTGGAAGCTCTGGTGTCCCACTGGAACCTCTACATCAACCTGGGAGGTTTCTTCGTCAGCCTCTTCTCCGTGACCCTCCTCGGCGCGTGGAGCGACAGCGTGGGCCGGCGCCCGGCGCTcatcctgcccacagcaggcaTGGCCCTGCAGACAGCCATCTACCTGCTGGTCATGTACCTGGAGCTGCACGTCGCCTTCTTCCTCCTGGGACGCATCCTGAGCGGCCTCACGGGCGACTACAACCTGATCCTGGCCGGCTGCTTCTCCTACGTGGCCGACACCAGCGAGCGGCGCGCGCGGACGTTCCGCGTGGCCATCCTCGAGGCCTGCCTGGGCACCGCGGGCATGGTGGCCAGCATTGGCGGCGGCCAGTGGCGCAAGGCCCAGGGCTACATCAACCCCTTCTGGCTGGCCTTTGCTGCCAGCCTTGCTGCCACCCTCTACGCCGCGTTCTTCCTGCGGGAGTCGGTGAAGCAGAAGAAGGAGGCCAGGCTGTTCACGCTCAGCCACTACAAGGCTGTGTTGAAGCTGTACACGGCCCCCGAGCAGCCGAGCTCCAGGTGGAAGCTGGCTCTGTACTCCCTGGCTTTCTTTCTGATTGTCACGGTGCATTTTGGAGCCAAGGACATCTATGTGCTGTACGAGCTGGgcttccctctgtgctgggcttcTGATCTCATCGGGTACGGCTCGGCCGCCAGCTACCTGGCGTACCTGAGCAGCCTGGcggggctgaggctgctgcagctctgccttgagGACACCTGGGTGGCAGAGATAGGCTTGCTCTCCAACATTGCTGGGCTGGTGGTGATGTCTCTTGCTACCACAACGCCACTGATGTTTACAG GTTATGGAATTCTGTTCCTTTCCATGGCAGCCACTCCAGTCATCAGATCCAAGCTCTCCAAGCTGGTCAGTGAGACAGAACAAG GTGCTCTCTTTGCTTCTGTTGCCTGCGTGGAAGGGCTGTGTTCACTTGTGTCTACAGGAGTGTTCAACTCTCTCTACCCTGCCACCTTGCACTTCATGAGGGGATTCCCATTTCTCTTTGGGGCTATAATCCTCCTTATTCCAGCAGCTATCCTTGG gTGGATACAAATCTGGGATTCAAAACACGACTACAGCTACTTCCAAGAGGCTTCCCTGACCCCCACAAAAGACTGA